The Mammaliicoccus vitulinus genome has a window encoding:
- a CDS encoding replication initiation factor domain-containing protein codes for MYKNNHANHSNHLENHDLDNFSKTGYSNSRLDAHTVCISDPKLSFDAMTIVGNLNRDNAQALSKFMSVEPQIRLWDILQTKFKAKALQEKVYIEYDKVKADSWDRRNMRIEFNPNKLTRDEMIWLKQNIISYMEDDGFTRLDLAFDFEDDLSDYYAMSDKAVKKTIFYGRNGKPETKYFGVRDSNRFIRIYNKKQERKDNADAEVMSEHLWRVEIELKRDMVDYWNDCFSDLHILQPDWKTIQRTADRAIVFMLLSDEEEWGKLHRNSRTKYKNLIKEISPVDLTDLMKSTLKANEKQLQKQIDFWQHEFKFWK; via the coding sequence ATGTATAAAAACAATCATGCAAATCATTCAAATCATTTGGAAAATCACGATTTAGACAATTTTTCTAAAACCGGCTACTCTAATAGCCGGTTGGACGCACATACTGTGTGCATATCTGATCCAAAATTAAGTTTTGATGCAATGACGATCGTTGGAAATCTCAACCGAGACAACGCTCAAGCCCTTTCTAAATTTATGAGTGTAGAGCCCCAAATAAGACTTTGGGATATTCTTCAAACAAAGTTTAAAGCTAAAGCACTTCAAGAAAAAGTTTATATTGAATATGACAAAGTGAAAGCAGATAGTTGGGATAGACGTAATATGCGTATTGAATTTAATCCAAACAAACTTACACGAGATGAAATGATTTGGTTAAAACAAAATATAATAAGCTACATGGAAGATGACGGTTTTACAAGATTAGATTTAGCCTTTGATTTTGAAGATGATTTGAGTGACTACTATGCAATGTCTGATAAAGCAGTTAAGAAAACTATTTTTTATGGTCGTAATGGTAAGCCAGAAACAAAATATTTTGGCGTGAGAGATAGTAATAGATTTATTAGAATTTATAATAAAAAGCAAGAACGTAAAGATAATGCAGATGCTGAAGTTATGTCTGAACATTTATGGCGTGTAGAAATCGAACTTAAAAGAGATATGGTGGATTACTGGAATGATTGCTTTAGTGATTTACATATCTTGCAACCAGATTGGAAAACTATCCAACGCACTGCGGATAGAGCAATAGTTTTTATGTTATTGAGTGATGAAGAAGAATGGGGAAAGCTTCACAGAAATTCTAGAACAAAATATAAGAATTTGATAAAAGAAATTTCGCCAGTCGATTTAACGGACTTAATGAAATCGACTTTAAAAGCGAACGAAAAACAATTGCAAAAACAAATCGATTTTTGGCAACATGAATTTAAATTTTGGAAATAG